Below is a genomic region from Mesorhizobium sp. NZP2298.
CGCTGAACTGGAACGGAAATTCGTGGAAGCGCTGCGCCGGCGAGGGAATGCGCACCGCATCCAGCACCCGCAGCACGCGAGCCCTCGCGTCGGCGGTCGAGATACCAGGCTCAACGGCGCGAAGCTTCTCGATGATCTGCTGGCCGACCGGAATGGTGGGATCAAGCGCGCTGCCTGGGTCGGAGCCGATATAGGCTATCTTGCTGCCGCGCAGCTTCTGCATCTCGGCGGGCGGAAGATCGAACAGATTGCGCCCACGGTAGGCGATACTTCCACCCGTCGGCAGAAGCGGTGGGCTTATCCAGTTCACCAGTGCGCGCGACAGGACCGTCTTGCCGGAGCCGCTTTCGCCGATGATGCCCAGGACTTCGTTCTTCGAGACCGAAAGATCGACGTTGCGCAGGATCGCGCGCCGACCGCCGGCAGGCGTGGCGAGATCGATCGAGAGGTCCGAGACCTCGAGGATTTTGGCACTTTCCGCGCTCATAGAACCCCCTGCAGGAATTTGTTACGGGAGCGTTCGAGAGCGCCTCCCATCAGGTTGATGCCGCACAGCGACGCTGCCAGCAGCAGGCCGGGGATGGTGGTGATCCACCAGGCATTCATGAGATATTTCGTGCCGTCGGCGATTATGGTGCCGAAGGTCGGTGTAGGCGGCTGGATGCCGATGCCTATGAACCCCAGGATCGCCTCGAATATCATCATGCGCGCGACGTCGAGCACTGCCACGAAGGCTATGGGTGGCAAAGTGTTGGGCGCGATGTGCACAAGCAAAATGCGCAGGTCCGAGGCGCCCAGTATCTTGGCAGCGCGCACATATTCCTTGCGCCGTTCCGACATGGTGGCGCTGCGCGCTATGCGGGCGTAGCCCGGCCAGCCCGCAAGGATGAACACCAGAATCACCGACATCGGCGTCGGTCGTGTCATGCCGAGGATCGTGATCGCCAGAATGATGACCGGGATGGACATCTGCGCGTCGGTGATGCGCATCAGGATGAGGTTGGTCCAGCCGCCGGCATAACCCGCCAGCATTCCGATCGCCGAACCTATGACGAACATGCCGATGACGCTGGCAATGCCGATCATCAATGCGTTTCGCAGCCCTATCAGCGAACGTGCCAGAAGATCGCGGCCGAGCTGGTCCGTGCCGAACATATGCGGCCAAACCCAGCCTTGCTCCGGGAAGGGCGGTGAGAATTTCAGTCCCACGCTGAACTTTGTCGCGGAAAGCCCGAGCAATGTGGGCGCGACGACCGACAGCAGTATGAGGCCGAGGAATATCACCGCACCCACCCTGAACTCCGCCGTACTTGCGGCATTCAGGAAAATGCTGGCGCCCAGGCTGCGTGACTTCGCCGGCTGGCTGGCAGCGGTTTCGACGATGGCTTGCTCCGACATCAGTACTGCAGCCTTCTGTCTATCGTGGTCGATGCGAAATCGACCAATATGTTCACAAGCACGAGCGCGACGCAGGAGAAGATTGCGATCGCCTGGATGATGGGAAAGTCACGCTGGAACACCGCGTTGATCATCAGCAGACCGATGCCTGGATAGTTGAAGACATACTCGATGACGAAGAGACCGCCGAGGATCAGACCCACCGCCTGAATGCCGAGAAGGTTGAGCAACGGAATGGACGAGTTGCGTAGCACATGCGCGCCGATCATCCGCGCACGCGTCAGGCCGCGTATCTGACCTACGGAAACATAGGGATCGAGGAGGTTCGACGACACCGAGACCGACAGGGAGCGCACGATCACCGGAATGAGTTCAACCGCGAGGACCAGCGCCGGCAATATGGCATAGGTCCAATTCTGGTAGCCGATCGCGGGAAGCCATCCGGTTTTGGCTGACAGCAGGAAAATGAACACAAGTCCAAGCCAGACATTGGGCAATGAAACCAGCACCGAGCTCAGATAGAGCGCGAAACGATCCGGCCATCTCCCAGCATTGAGCCCGGCCCAGACACCGAGCGGCAAGGCGACAGCCAGCGAGATCAGAAAAGCGAGGCCGGCCAGCAGGAGGCTGTAGGGCAAGGTCGTGACGATAAGCTCGATCACAGACGCTCGGTTGCTCGCATCGAAAGTCGATTCGCCGCGAGAACCGCCGGTGCTGCCGCCTTGAGCGCTTCGCACGAAGGAGCGTCCGAAATCGCCTTGCAGCACGTGTCCCATATAGCGCCCGAACTGGACGATTATCGGGTCGCGCAATCCAAGATCCTTGGCGGTTTGCTCCGCGACCGAGGGCGACACCATCGGCCCCAGCATGAGACGCACGGGATCTCCGGGCACGACACGCAGCAACGTGAAGATCAGCAGCGCGATGGCAACGACGATGATAGCGCCCTGGGCCAGGCGGCGAATGAGAAAATCTATGGCAAACAGCATGGAATCCATCTCGTGCGGGGAGAATGGCGGCGTCGGCAAGTATGGATCCGGCGCCGCCTGTTCCTTGCGTCAGACCAGATCGGCTTTTGACAAGTCGATCGGCCCGTAGGGCAGATAGACGGCACCCTCAAGGCTCTTGGATGCGCCATGGAAGGTGAGCGCTGAGAACAACGAGAAGCTTGGAACCTTCTTCGCCATCGTCGGGAAGGTTTCCTCGGTAAGGATCTTCAGGCGCTCTTCCGGGTTGGGTGCCTTGCGCTCCTTGTCGAGCGCCGCATCGATCTCGGGATCGTTGATGCCGCTGATGAGCGCGGCACTCGAATGCCAGTTCGGCCGCAGTACAAGGTCCGGTTCCGGCGAAGGCGTCATCCAGCCCACGTCGCACATATGGCCCTGACCCTGTCCGTCCGCCCGCCGATAGATGGCGACTTCCCACGCGGCCGGCTCAAGGACGGTAAGCTGGACATTGAAGCCCTGCTCCTGGAGCATCGCGGTGATCAGCTCGCCGTATTCCTTCGTCTTCGGATAGAAGCCGATCGACGTGATGTATTCGAGCTGGGGCAGGCCTTCGCCTTTCGGGAAGCCGGCTTCCGCGAGCAGGCGCTGCGCCTCATCCGGATTGTAGTCCGGATAACCCTCGATATCCTTGAAGCCGAATTTCATTGGCGAGATGTAGCAGCTCGTGGGCAGCGCCGCGTCACCCATGAGTTCCAGGATCTGCTTGCGGTCGATCGAATGGCATGCCGCGAGACGGATGCGAGGATCATCGAACGGCGGCTTGTTGCAACGGAAGTGCAGATACTTGTTCTCTGTCGTCAGGCCCTTGCGGGTGACGACCTTGGGGTTGCCCTGAAGCGAGACATACTGCTCTGGCTCGAGGCGCTCGGCGATATGATACTGGCCGTTGAGCAGGCCCAGGACACGTGTATTGGCGTCGGGCACGTAGGCGTAGATAACCTCATCGACTTTCGGACGGCCGCCGAAATAATCGTCATTGGCCGCCAGCACGTTCTGGTCGCCGTTGGTGGCAACATATTTGAACGCATTGGTGCCGTTCGGGCGCTTTTCCAGGCTCTTGGGATCGGCGACATCCTTGGCCGACAGAACCGGTATCACACTCGAGATGAACCACCAGGCAGAAGCCGGATAGCCATATTTCTCGGTGTGCAGTCGAACCGTGAGGCGGTCGACCACTTCGACATCAACCTTGCCAGGACAGTAAGAGGCGGCCGGGCGCTTCGGATCGGAAGAGTATTCATAGGTGGCCTTCACATCCTCGGCGCCGAATTCCTTGCCATCGTGGAACTTCACGCCATCGCGTAGCTTGAACTCGATCGTGTTCGTGTCGATCAGGGACCAGCTTTCGGCCAGCGCCGGCTCCAGAAGGTCCGCCTCGCCGTCCCGCATCGGGGCCCTGGTCAGCGCATTGAACACGAACTTCTCGAAATTGCCCTGCCCGAGCGTGGTGTGAGAGGTCGGGTCCCAGTTGCCGGTAACCGGCCCCATCGAGGCAAGCACGACACTTTTCTTGCCGTCAGCGCGCACTGGCACTGGCATGCCGCCGACCATGCCCGCCACGCCAAGCGCGCCAGCCCCTACAATAAGATCTCTACGCGTAACCATTGATGTTCCCCTTTGCTTGCGTGCGCGCCTTCCTGGAACGCGCGACTTCGTTATCAATTGCCAAGCCGATCACAGTTCCAGCCTCCACCGCCGGTCCGAAACACTCCATCCGTCTCTGGAAGCGCAGGAAATGCGCGGCATCCCTGCCGCGGCCGGCGATGCCGCTCGCGGCGCCCGGAAGCGCGCCTTGAAGGGCTCGTCGCGCAACCGATCCGCCTGCCAAAGCCAGAATAAACAAATCGGTCAAAAACATCATTATAGTCACACCATTCAGAGTCAAGCCAAACCGATCGGCGGCGCGAAGATTCATAAATTGGAGGACACCGAGGGCTGCCTCAAATTAATCAGTTTTCATATAAATATTTGAATTTACGTGATAAATTTCCTTCGATTCCCGAAGCGATGCGCGCCATGGATGAACGATTTGAATGTTTTATGAATTTTTGCCGAATTGACGGATCATCAGCCTGAACTTATCATGTCGGAAACGGGAGGCTTGACTTAGTCATGGAAGCCATTAGCCCAAGGCTGTTGGAACCGCTCATGTCAGGGAACGCAGATGGGCTGCCCCCCACTGGCCGGCGGTAGAATGAGTCCATGAGATTTTCAGAATTCCGGCAGGAAAAGATTCTTGAGATCCTGCGAGCCAACGAACGCGCGAGCGTCAATGCCTTAGCGGAGCGTCTTGAGGTCAGTCCTGAATCCATCAGGCGGGACCTGCGCATCCTTGAAATCAACGGCTTCGCCCGAAGGGTCTATGGCGGTGCGGTCATCACACCCAACGAGGCCGACAAGCCCTTCGTCGAACGCAACAAGGTCAACGCGCCGGAAAAGAACCGGATCGCGGAGCAGGCAGCCAGCCTCGTTCGCGACGGGATGAAGATATTCGTCAGTTCCGGCACCACGACGCTCGCCTGCGTGAAGCAGTTGCACAAGCACCAGGACCTGACCATCTTCACAAATTCCATCGCCGTCGCCGCGCACTTCTTTTCGCACGGCTGGGGTACCAGCGTTCGCGTGCTCGGCGGCCCGATGGTGCCGGAGTACCAGGCGACCTTCGGCCACGCGACCATCACCGCGCTCAATGGCCATCGTTTCGATCTGGCGCTGATGGGCGCCAGCGCTGTTCACTACGACCACGGCTTCATGGGCTTCGGCGAGGACGAGGTCGCACTGCACGATGCGGCCAGACTGCAGGCTTCCACCACTATCATGGTGGCCGACGCATCGAAGTTCGGACGCTTCGGCTCCGTGCGCGCCTTCGGCCTTGGCGATGCGCATCACGTCATTACGACCAAGGGCGTGGGCGAGGAGTTCGTGCAACGTTTCAGCGAACTGGGCGTCGACCTCATCAGGGTCTAGCCGCGGCGCGCATTCCAAAACCTGCCTGCCTCCAAATCTTTGCTTTACACAAGGCACCAGAGCGATAGCATCGACCTGGCCCTGCCAGCGCCATTGGCCAGACTTGCAGTGGCGTTTGTTCGAACAGTGCGCGAGACAATCCTAGCTTGACGGAAATGGCTCTGGCGGAAAAGGGCTCGACGCCCCGCAATGACTTGACGGAAGTCGCCGGCCCTGCCGCGACGAACGCACTTCACGCGATTCTAGCGAAGGACTGGGATGGCCTTGTCACTCGCGCGACGACATCGCGCTTGGACCGTCAGACATGGACCGCAGCCCGGGTAAATGTCGCGGCGGAGGCGGGCGCGCCGGGTCTTCTGGTGCCTACGCATCGCGGCATCGACAGCACGAGGCTCGAACTATCGATGGAAGGCCAACGCCCTTCCCTGTTGCTGAAAATCATTCATCCCGATCAGCGTCGCTATATCGATACGGCTGCTTCTTTCGATGCCCAGCGAAAGGCGGCGATGCTCGGCTGCGCGCCCGACATCCTGGTGTCGGACGCCGTGCGCGGCATCGCGCTGATGGAATTTCTCGACGGATGGAGGACAGCACGCGTCAACGACTTGCGCCAGGCAGACGTCATGGATGCCGTGCTTGGCGTCAAACGCAGGATCCATTCCGGGCCTCGCCTGACGCGTAGCTGGTCCGTCTTCGACAGGATCAGGATCCTTCAGGCGGAAATCGGACGTAACACGAGCGGTGCGCCGAGTGAACTGACCGCCTTGCAGGACGATGTGTTCCGTATCGAGCGCATGATCGAGGCTGCCGGCGTGGACACCGTTCCGGCTCATGCCGATGGCCTCGCCTCCAACATCCTGATCGACACTCACGGCAAAATCCAACTCGTGGATTTCGACGAGGCGCGCAACGTCGACCCCTATTTCGAGTTTGGTATCCTGATGAACGAAGCCTTCGGGCCTGAAGAAGAGATGCTGCCTGCTCTTGAAATATTCGAGGGCCGCGCGAGGCTTGAAAGCCTTCGCCGCGCCAAGCTCTATGCGATTGCCGATGACCTGGCGTGGACCATGTGGGGACTGGTCATGGATGCCGTCTCCGCAAGGAAGGATGTCGAATTCTTCCGCTATGCATGTTGGCGCCTGATCCGG
It encodes:
- a CDS encoding ABC transporter permease, whose product is MSEQAIVETAASQPAKSRSLGASIFLNAASTAEFRVGAVIFLGLILLSVVAPTLLGLSATKFSVGLKFSPPFPEQGWVWPHMFGTDQLGRDLLARSLIGLRNALMIGIASVIGMFVIGSAIGMLAGYAGGWTNLILMRITDAQMSIPVIILAITILGMTRPTPMSVILVFILAGWPGYARIARSATMSERRKEYVRAAKILGASDLRILLVHIAPNTLPPIAFVAVLDVARMMIFEAILGFIGIGIQPPTPTFGTIIADGTKYLMNAWWITTIPGLLLAASLCGINLMGGALERSRNKFLQGVL
- a CDS encoding phosphotransferase; translated protein: MDRQTWTAARVNVAAEAGAPGLLVPTHRGIDSTRLELSMEGQRPSLLLKIIHPDQRRYIDTAASFDAQRKAAMLGCAPDILVSDAVRGIALMEFLDGWRTARVNDLRQADVMDAVLGVKRRIHSGPRLTRSWSVFDRIRILQAEIGRNTSGAPSELTALQDDVFRIERMIEAAGVDTVPAHADGLASNILIDTHGKIQLVDFDEARNVDPYFEFGILMNEAFGPEEEMLPALEIFEGRARLESLRRAKLYAIADDLAWTMWGLVMDAVSARKDVEFFRYACWRLIRCRATLASVDLDPRAGWL
- a CDS encoding DeoR/GlpR family DNA-binding transcription regulator; the protein is MRFSEFRQEKILEILRANERASVNALAERLEVSPESIRRDLRILEINGFARRVYGGAVITPNEADKPFVERNKVNAPEKNRIAEQAASLVRDGMKIFVSSGTTTLACVKQLHKHQDLTIFTNSIAVAAHFFSHGWGTSVRVLGGPMVPEYQATFGHATITALNGHRFDLALMGASAVHYDHGFMGFGEDEVALHDAARLQASTTIMVADASKFGRFGSVRAFGLGDAHHVITTKGVGEEFVQRFSELGVDLIRV
- a CDS encoding ABC transporter permease, with amino-acid sequence MFAIDFLIRRLAQGAIIVVAIALLIFTLLRVVPGDPVRLMLGPMVSPSVAEQTAKDLGLRDPIIVQFGRYMGHVLQGDFGRSFVRSAQGGSTGGSRGESTFDASNRASVIELIVTTLPYSLLLAGLAFLISLAVALPLGVWAGLNAGRWPDRFALYLSSVLVSLPNVWLGLVFIFLLSAKTGWLPAIGYQNWTYAILPALVLAVELIPVIVRSLSVSVSSNLLDPYVSVGQIRGLTRARMIGAHVLRNSSIPLLNLLGIQAVGLILGGLFVIEYVFNYPGIGLLMINAVFQRDFPIIQAIAIFSCVALVLVNILVDFASTTIDRRLQY
- a CDS encoding ABC transporter substrate-binding protein, coding for MVTRRDLIVGAGALGVAGMVGGMPVPVRADGKKSVVLASMGPVTGNWDPTSHTTLGQGNFEKFVFNALTRAPMRDGEADLLEPALAESWSLIDTNTIEFKLRDGVKFHDGKEFGAEDVKATYEYSSDPKRPAASYCPGKVDVEVVDRLTVRLHTEKYGYPASAWWFISSVIPVLSAKDVADPKSLEKRPNGTNAFKYVATNGDQNVLAANDDYFGGRPKVDEVIYAYVPDANTRVLGLLNGQYHIAERLEPEQYVSLQGNPKVVTRKGLTTENKYLHFRCNKPPFDDPRIRLAACHSIDRKQILELMGDAALPTSCYISPMKFGFKDIEGYPDYNPDEAQRLLAEAGFPKGEGLPQLEYITSIGFYPKTKEYGELITAMLQEQGFNVQLTVLEPAAWEVAIYRRADGQGQGHMCDVGWMTPSPEPDLVLRPNWHSSAALISGINDPEIDAALDKERKAPNPEERLKILTEETFPTMAKKVPSFSLFSALTFHGASKSLEGAVYLPYGPIDLSKADLV